From a single Poecilia reticulata strain Guanapo linkage group LG2, Guppy_female_1.0+MT, whole genome shotgun sequence genomic region:
- the LOC108166956 gene encoding B- and T-lymphocyte attenuator-like: MMSYSCKVLFYVLISARLMVPLDADDDECTTDLKVRRNTIYKVNLGEQLRIECPVKFCNNLPPTICWTKVKEELICLNDNNTNHIKTEWKISYPSEGIFYLVFQSIIMSDSGGYYCKGGGSVSHIIYINVDDMGTKDTRKPIINDTNDQSETEPADRFLLYMYSAAGIGSFVIIVIIISVIFMRGCKGKSRKEKQKENQAERAMTNAAGIQFSPRGSQGNVKQAEELSSVVYMVGQEGKLSGR, encoded by the exons ATGATGTCTTACAGCTGTAAAGTACTTTTTTATGTCCTGATCTCCGCCAGACTGATGGTTCCTCTGGATGCTGATG ATGATGAATGCACAACAGATCTAAAAGTTCGTCGGAATACAATTTATAAAGTGAATCTTGGAGAACAGCTCAGGATTGAATGTCCAGTTAAGTTCTGCAACAATTTACCACCAACAATCTGCTGGACTAAAGTTAAGGAAGAACTTATTTGTCTCAATGACAACAATACCAATCACATCAAGACAGAATGGAAAATATCATATCCGTCAGAAGGGATATTCTACTTGGTATTTCAAAGCATCATCATGAGTGATTCAGGTGGATATTACTGTAAAGGTGGAGGCAGTGTGAGTCATATCATCTACATCAATGTTGATG ATATGGGCACAAAGGACACACGTAAACCAATAATCAATGACACAA ACGACCAATCCGAAACTGAACCAGCAGACAGATTTTTGTTGTATATGTACTCTGCTGCTGGGATTGGTTCCTTYGTCATCATAGTGATTATTATTTCTGTGATATTCATGCGAGGGTGTAAAG GGAAGTCaaggaaagagaaacaaaaagaaaatcag GCTGAGCGAGCCATGACAAATGCCGCTGGGATCCAATTCTCCCCCAGAGGAAGTCAGGGGAATGTAAAGCAGGCAGAGGAACTCAGTTCTGTTGTGTACATGGTCGGCCAGGAAGGGAAGCTCTCCGGTCGCTGA